One Neisseria sp. Marseille-Q5346 genomic region harbors:
- the yhbY gene encoding ribosome assembly RNA-binding protein YhbY has protein sequence MSDNKLSTKEILALKAQAHHLHPVVIVGQQGLTDSVIKETDAALTAHELIKVRVFGDDRAERIEICNALCETLGAQLVQHIGKLLVLWRKKSDDK, from the coding sequence ATGAGCGACAACAAACTAAGCACCAAAGAAATTTTGGCCTTGAAAGCCCAAGCACACCACCTTCATCCCGTTGTTATTGTTGGCCAACAAGGTTTGACCGACTCCGTCATTAAAGAAACCGACGCCGCATTGACAGCACACGAATTGATTAAAGTCCGTGTTTTTGGCGATGACCGTGCAGAACGTATTGAAATTTGCAATGCCCTGTGTGAAACACTGGGTGCTCAACTGGTGCAACATATTGGCAAATTACTTGTTTTGTGGCGTAAAAAATCGGACGATAAATAA
- a CDS encoding RlmE family RNA methyltransferase, with product MAVRSKSSKAWLHEHVNDHYVHMAQKDGYRARAAYKLLEINQKDKLIKPGTVLADLGSAPGSWSQVAAKLVGKTGAVFALDILPMDAIDGVLFIQGDFREDAVLEQFEALLDNRPLDLVICDMAPNMSGNAVTDQARSFYLCELALDFASQHLKPGGSFLVKVFQGVGYQEYTAAMREIFASVQTRKPDASRNRSSEIYLLGKNKR from the coding sequence ATGGCTGTACGCTCAAAATCTTCAAAAGCATGGCTGCATGAGCATGTCAACGATCATTATGTCCATATGGCACAAAAGGATGGATATCGTGCCCGAGCGGCTTATAAATTATTAGAAATCAATCAGAAAGATAAATTGATCAAGCCGGGTACGGTCTTAGCGGATTTGGGTAGTGCGCCGGGAAGTTGGTCACAGGTGGCAGCCAAGCTGGTTGGTAAAACAGGGGCGGTGTTTGCATTGGATATTTTACCGATGGATGCGATTGATGGTGTGTTGTTTATTCAGGGTGATTTTAGGGAAGATGCTGTTTTGGAGCAGTTTGAAGCTTTGTTGGATAATCGCCCGTTAGACCTTGTAATCTGTGATATGGCACCCAATATGTCAGGCAATGCCGTAACAGACCAGGCACGCAGTTTTTACCTGTGTGAACTGGCTTTGGATTTTGCCTCGCAGCATTTGAAACCCGGAGGCAGTTTTTTGGTGAAGGTGTTTCAAGGCGTGGGCTATCAGGAATATACGGCGGCAATGCGCGAAATTTTTGCCAGTGTACAAACTAGAAAGCCGGATGCTTCCCGCAATCGTTCCAGTGAGATTTACCTATTAGGCAAAAATAAACGCTGA
- the ftsH gene encoding ATP-dependent zinc metalloprotease FtsH, translating to MGNTIKNILVWVVGGAMLLAAFNALSDKQEDKQQIEYSQFIQQVNSGEVSNVNIEGSVVSGYLIKGERTDKTAFYTNAPLDDNLVKTLLDNKVRVKVTPEEKPSMLASLFYSLLPVLLLIGAWFYFMRMQSGGGGKGGAFSFGKSRARLLDKDSNKVTFADVAGCDEAKEEVQEIVDYLKAPNRYQSLGGRVPRGILLAGSPGTGKTLLAKAIAGEAGVPFFSISGSDFVEMFVGVGASRVRDMFEQAKKNAPCIIFIDEIDAVGRQRGAGLGGGNDEREQTLNQLLVEMDGFESNQTVIVIAATNRPDVLDPALQRPGRFDRQVVVPLPDIRGREQILKVHAKKVPLDASVDLTSLARGTPGFSGADLANLVNEAALFAGRRNKVKVDQSDFEDAKDKIYMGPERRSMVMHEDEKRATAYHEAGHAIVAESLPFTDPVHKVTIMPRGRALGLTWQLPERDRISMYKDQMLSQLSILFGGRIAEDIFIGRISTGASNDFERATQMAREMVTRYGMSDKMGVMVYAENEGEVFLGRSVTRSQNISEKTQQDIDAEIRRILDEQYQVAYKILDENRDKMETMCKALMDWETIDRDQVLEIMAGKQPSPPKDYSHNVRDDKVEEPEAPVAEAAEPVEQNEVQNTESVEADKTDKSV from the coding sequence GTGGGGAATACCATTAAAAACATATTAGTCTGGGTAGTGGGTGGTGCTATGCTTTTAGCAGCATTCAATGCACTCAGCGATAAGCAGGAAGATAAACAGCAAATCGAATATTCTCAATTTATTCAGCAAGTTAATAGTGGCGAAGTATCCAATGTCAATATTGAAGGATCTGTTGTCAGCGGCTATCTGATTAAAGGTGAGCGCACCGATAAAACTGCCTTCTATACCAATGCGCCTTTGGATGACAACTTGGTTAAAACACTGTTGGATAACAAAGTACGCGTCAAAGTGACTCCGGAAGAAAAACCAAGCATGCTGGCCAGTCTGTTTTACAGCCTGCTGCCTGTTTTGTTGTTGATCGGTGCATGGTTCTACTTCATGCGCATGCAAAGCGGCGGTGGCGGTAAAGGCGGCGCCTTCTCTTTTGGTAAAAGCCGTGCGCGTTTGTTGGATAAAGATTCCAATAAAGTGACTTTTGCCGATGTTGCCGGTTGTGATGAGGCAAAAGAAGAAGTACAAGAAATCGTAGATTATTTAAAAGCCCCCAATCGTTACCAAAGCTTAGGCGGTCGTGTGCCGCGCGGTATTTTGTTGGCTGGTAGCCCTGGTACGGGTAAAACATTGCTGGCCAAAGCGATTGCTGGTGAGGCAGGGGTGCCATTCTTCAGTATCTCAGGTTCTGACTTCGTAGAAATGTTTGTCGGTGTCGGTGCGAGCCGTGTCCGCGATATGTTCGAGCAGGCCAAGAAAAACGCTCCATGTATCATCTTTATTGATGAAATTGATGCGGTCGGCCGTCAGCGTGGTGCCGGTTTGGGCGGTGGCAATGATGAGCGTGAGCAAACATTAAACCAATTATTGGTTGAAATGGATGGTTTTGAAAGTAATCAAACCGTTATTGTGATTGCAGCAACCAACCGCCCTGATGTACTTGACCCTGCGTTGCAGCGTCCGGGCCGTTTTGACCGTCAAGTCGTTGTTCCATTGCCTGATATTCGTGGCCGTGAGCAAATCTTGAAAGTTCACGCTAAAAAAGTGCCTTTGGATGCATCTGTAGATTTGACTTCTTTGGCTCGTGGTACACCTGGTTTTTCAGGTGCAGATTTGGCAAACTTGGTCAATGAAGCTGCTTTGTTTGCCGGTCGTCGTAATAAAGTTAAAGTCGATCAAAGCGACTTTGAAGATGCTAAAGACAAAATCTACATGGGTCCGGAGCGTCGCAGTATGGTAATGCACGAAGATGAAAAACGTGCGACAGCCTATCATGAGGCCGGTCATGCAATCGTAGCGGAAAGCCTGCCGTTTACCGATCCGGTTCACAAAGTAACGATTATGCCTCGTGGCCGTGCATTGGGTTTGACTTGGCAACTGCCTGAGCGTGACCGCATCAGTATGTACAAAGACCAAATGCTGAGCCAGCTCTCAATCTTGTTTGGTGGCCGTATTGCTGAAGATATTTTTATTGGCCGTATTTCTACCGGCGCATCTAACGACTTCGAGCGTGCAACTCAAATGGCACGCGAGATGGTAACGCGTTATGGTATGAGCGACAAAATGGGTGTGATGGTTTATGCTGAGAACGAAGGTGAAGTATTCTTGGGTCGCAGCGTAACCCGTTCTCAAAATATTTCCGAGAAAACTCAACAAGATATCGATGCGGAAATCCGCCGTATTTTGGATGAGCAATACCAAGTGGCTTACAAAATCTTGGATGAAAATCGCGATAAGATGGAAACCATGTGCAAAGCACTGATGGATTGGGAAACCATCGATCGAGATCAAGTTTTGGAAATTATGGCCGGTAAACAGCCTAGTCCGCCTAAAGATTACAGCCACAATGTCCGTGATGACAAAGTAGAAGAGCCTGAGGCGCCTGTTGCTGAAGCTGCTGAACCTGTTGAGCAAAATGAGGTTCAGAATACTGAGTCAGTAGAAGCAGACAAAACAGATAAATCTGTATAA
- the tpx gene encoding thiol peroxidase → MAQVTFQGSPISTNSNLPATGQVAPDFTLVAADLSEKSLADFAGKRKVLNIFPSIDTGVCAQSVRTFNKRASSLDNTVVLCISADLPFAQARFCGAEGLENVVTLSTFRSSFSNDYGVTLTESPLRGLTARAVVVLNEQNQVLHAELVSEIANEPDYEAALAVL, encoded by the coding sequence ATGGCTCAAGTTACTTTCCAAGGCTCACCTATTTCTACAAACAGCAATTTGCCTGCTACCGGCCAAGTTGCACCTGATTTCACATTGGTAGCGGCAGACCTATCTGAGAAATCATTGGCTGACTTTGCAGGCAAACGCAAAGTGCTGAATATTTTCCCTAGTATTGACACCGGCGTATGCGCCCAGTCCGTCCGCACTTTCAACAAACGTGCCTCGTCTTTGGACAATACCGTAGTCTTGTGCATTTCTGCCGATTTACCGTTTGCACAAGCCCGTTTCTGCGGTGCAGAAGGTTTGGAAAATGTAGTGACACTTTCTACATTCCGCAGCAGCTTTTCTAACGATTATGGTGTTACACTGACAGAAAGCCCATTACGCGGCCTTACTGCCCGCGCAGTGGTGGTTTTGAACGAGCAAAACCAAGTTCTCCACGCTGAGTTGGTTTCTGAAATTGCGAACGAGCCTGACTACGAAGCGGCTTTGGCTGTTTTGTAA